The proteins below are encoded in one region of Bradysia coprophila strain Holo2 chromosome X unlocalized genomic scaffold, BU_Bcop_v1 contig_45, whole genome shotgun sequence:
- the LOC119070073 gene encoding uncharacterized protein LOC119070073, translating into MSFSYFLIYIIAVQVVEINSRTSTLWKLNTENGKIVSFSKNGQSSNALFDNDPIFEIITSTVACTSNGNSIWSKQHALPNNITLDDDSKLSQLSRTTKNGQQEEPVETLTCVPVNFTYYDELIGIAQRFSHPITPEPEVAYLFMKKKEYKYLKNFDVQSLERRLLKAKRDNPRSVQLYNQIGNFWRIKGDTKQAIECFRKALAITPTNSDVLLNLARVLFHMQYLDDAIHLTRRSLEVQTPDRSAWRQYFTLGEIFKAYGHFQESILHLKHALELHPNHELISKALRDVENIPPASTLHIYTIIIIVCLVMSVLFVILSTSDNSTNCSDVTEPKTHRHFNRAMAMRSLKGITSRSTKYKK; encoded by the exons ATGAGTTTCAGTTACTTCTTGATTTACATAATCGCTGTTCAAGTGGTTGAAATCAATTCTCGCACTTCGACATTGTGGAAACTGAATACTGAGAACGGCAAAATTGTTAGCTTTTCCAAGAACGGACAG TCATCCAATGCTCTGTTCGACAATGATCCGATCTTTGAAATAATAACATCAACCGTAGCATGCACCAGCAATGGGAATTCGATATGGAGTAAACAGCACGCTTTACCCAACAACATTACATTAGA CGACGATTCCAAATTGTCACAATTGTCAAggacaacaaaaaatggacAACAGGAAGAACCAGTGGAAACACTCACCTGTGTTCCGGTCAATTTTACTTACTACGATGAACTAATTGGTATTGCTCAAAGATTTAGTCATCCCATAACGCCGGAACCGGAG GTTGCCTACCTGTTCATGAAGAAAAAGGAGTACAAATACTTAAAGAATTTCGACGTTCAGTCGTTGGAGCGACGCTTGCTGAAAGCGAAACGTGACAATCCGCGTTCCGTTCAGCTGTACAATCAGATCGGTAATTTCTGGCGCATAAAAGGTGACACAAAACAGGCAATTGAATGTTTTCGCAAAGCGCTTGCTATAACGCCGACTAATTCGgatgttttgttgaatttggCTCGTGTTCTATTTCACATGCAGTATTTAGATGATGCGATACATCTAACAAGAAG ATCGTTGGAAGTTCAAACGCCCGACCGTAGCGCATGGCGTCAATATTTTACGTTGGGCGAAATTTTTAAAGCTTATGGACATTTTCAAGAATCAATTTTACATCTAAAGCATGCACTAGAACTGCATCCGAATCATGAACTTATAAGCAAAGCTTTGCGAGATGTTGAGAATATACCGCCAGCTTCAACTCTTCACATTTACACAATAATTATCATCGTTTGTTTG GTAATGAGTGTCCTATTTGTCATACTGTCGACAAGTGACAACTCGACAAACTGCTCCGATGTGACTGAACCAAAGACTCATCGACATTTTAATCGTGCCATGGCAATGCGATCACTTAAAGGCATTACTTCGCGATCAACCAAAtataagaaataa